CTTACGATTACACAGTAGGTATCCGTGCAGTAACATCAATCGATGGTATGACAGCTGACTGGGCACGTATCCCTTGGGATGTATTAGAGAAAATCTCTGTACGTATCGTAAACGAAGTAAAGCACGTTAACCGTATCGTGTATGATGTAACGAGTAAGCCACCAGCAACAATCGAGTGGGAATAGTATAAAAATAAGAGATCCATCTATCATTTTATGCATAGATGGATCTTTTGTTTTTAGGTATTATACGAACGAAAATAAATAATATTTGAAAAATGTTCGTTTTTAAATTGACATACACCCCTATGTGAGTTAATATGATTATGTAATTGATACGAAAAGTGAATATTATAGCCGTCGTATAATATCGGGGATATGGCCCGAAAGTTTCTACCTAGCTACCGTAAATGGCTTGACTACGAGGCGTTTTTATAAAGGTGAGGGGAAACTTGCCTTTGTTTATAGAACGCTTCCATGTATATGCAATGGAAGCCTTTTTTATTTTTAGAGATAAAAGAGGGCTAGGGTGAAGTGCGGCGAGTAATCATATAACGGGGGAAACGTAGGATGAAACGTTATTTTCAGTTTGATGAACTCGGCACAAATTATAAAACAGAGTTCATCGCAGGGTTAACGACATTTTTATCTATGGCTTACGTACTATTTGTCAATCCTGCTACACTATCGCTTGGAAACATTAAAGGATTGCCAGCAGGAACAGGAATGGATCCAGGTGCGGTATTTGTTGCCACTGCATTAGCAGCTGCAATTGGTTCGTTAATTATGGGGATTTTTGCTAAGTATCCAATTGCTTTAGCGCCAGGTATGGGAATTAACGCCTTCTTCGCTTATACTGCAGTACTAACAATGGGGATTCCGTGGCAAACAGCAATTGCTGGAACATTAATGTCAGGTATTATCTTCATTATCCTTACCGCTTCTGGTATTCGTGAAAAGATCATTAATGCCATTCCAGTAGAGTTAAAGTTTGCGGTAGCGGCTGGTATTGGATTATTTATTGCCTTTCTTGGTTTTCAAAATGCTGGGATTATAGTAAAGAATGATGCTGTTCTTGTTGGATTGGGGGATTTAACAAAGGGCACAACATTACTTGCGATCTTTGGAGTAGTTATTACGATTATCTTCATGATTAAGAAAATAAATGGTGCAGTTTTCTACGGAATGATTCTTACTGCGATTTTAGGAGTAGCGACAGGGTTAATTGATACACCGAAAGCTGTAGTGGGAGCAATTCCGAGTCTAGAACCGACGTTCGGAGTGGCTTTAACTCACTTTGGAGATATTTTTACTGTTCAAATGGGGATTGTTATTATAACGTTCTTCTTTATTGATTTCTTTGATACAGCAGGTACACTTGTAGCGGTTGCGAATCAAGCAGGATTAATGAAGAACAATAAATTACCACGTGCAGGAAAAGCATTATTTGCAGATGCAATTGCAACTGTAATTGGTGCAATTCTAGGTACATCGACAACAACGTCTTACATCGAATCGTCTGCAGGGGTAGCAGCGGGAGGGCGTTCAGGATTTACGGCAGTTGTAACAGCAGGATTCTTCTTGCTAGCACTTTTCTTCTCGCCGTTACTAAGTGTCGTAACACCAGCTGTAACGGCACCTGCTTTAATTATTGTAGGAATCTTGATGGTTTCGTCTTTAGGGGAAATTGATTGGAAGAAATTCGAAATTGCAGTACCAGCGTTTTTTACAATTATCTCTATGCCACTTACGTATAGCATTGCAACAGGAATTGCGATTGGGTTTATCTTCTATCCAATTACAATGGTTGTGAGTGGTCGTCGTAAAGAGATTCATCCAATTATGTATGTTATGGGAGTTTTATTCGTACTATATTTCATCTACGTTCGTAAATAAAAGGGGTTTTTGAAAGGTCTAGACTTAAGGGGAGTCTAGACCTTTTTTGCGTCTTCAGAAAATCTTAAGGATTTCATACCGTTTTTCTTCAGAAGTTTTCTTATAATAAGAAATAGGGACTTTAAAAGTTTTGGGGGAGATATTGTGGCAGAGGAAACAATACTTGTTGTAGATGATGAAAAAGAAATTCGAGATTTAATCGCAATTTACTTAAAGAACGAAGGATATAAAGTTTTACAGGCAGGGGACGGAGAAGAGGGTTTACGTATATTAGAAGAAAATGAAGTGCATTTAGTTGTATTAGATATTATGATGCCGAAAATAGATGGTATCCATATGTGTATGAAAGTAAGGGAAGCGAAGGAGATGCCAATTATTATGCTTTCGGCGAAAACGCAAGATATGGACAAAATTTTAGGATTAACAACAGGGGCGGATGACTATGTAACGAAACCATTTAATCCGTTAGAGTTAATTGCGAGAATTAAATCGCAGCTACGTCGCTATATGAAAATGAATGGCTTCACTATCCAAAATGAAGACGAGTTAGAAATTGGAGATATGAAAATAAATGTTTCAACCCATAAAGTCCTTGTAGGAGAAGAAGAAGTTAAGCTAACTCCAAGGGAATTTTCAATTTTAGAATTGCTAGCTCGTAATCCAGGGATGGTCTTTAGTGCAGAACAAATTTATGAAAAGGTTTGGAATGAACGATCTTTCCAATCTGATAATACTGTCATGGTGCATATTCGAAAAATACGTGAGAAAACAGAGGAGAATCCGAGAAAACCAAGATATATAAAAACAGTATGGGGAGTGGGGTATAAGATTGAAAAAGATATTTAAGCCTTTTATGTATATGTATAAGAAAATAAGAGGGGTAATTGAAAGGATAGTAAAGAGTATTCGCCGGAGCATAAGAATCCAGCTTATTACTGCTTTTACTGCGTGTGCGTTGTTAGGTCTTTTTGTATCGACGAAGATAGTAGCTCCAATTTTTGAGGATGCAAATCAAACTGCTGAAATTAATTATAGGGATGGCATGGAGCAAATTAATCGTAAAGCTCAAAGTACAGCAGAAATGATGGTTACGGAGAATAAGTTAGATGCTTTGCAAAATATGATAGAGGCAGAAAATCAAAACTTAGAGCAGGGGCATGAAGCTTTTAAAATATTAATTACTGATGAAAATGGTAAGGTTCTGTATAAAACGAAGCAGGCACAAGAAGAGCAAATTAATTTGCATAATACAATTCGCAATGTGACATCATTTGCTATCAATTATTCAAATAATAATGATATTGAAAGATCAAGAAAAGAATTTATTGCTTTTTCACCTATTACAATTGAAGGTAAGAACTTATATATGTTTGTGAGTGGAATTCCTCAAGGAGAGGTAGTGTACTATAAAGTAGAAGGACCATTTCCATTTTTAATTGGTATCCTCGTATTTATTTTCTCTTTCTTCTATATAACAAAGAGAAAGATGAAGCAAATTGAAGCGATGGCACATGGTGTAAAAGAAATAGAAAAAGGAAATTTAGCGTATCGTATCGAGAAAAAGGGTGAAGATGAAATCGCTGCATTAACTGAGAATATTAATAACATGGCAGAAGAACTTATGAATAATATAGAAAAGGAACGTAAATTAGAAAAGCAGAAAAACGAGCTTATTACGAATGTATCCCATGATTTGCGTACACCACTTACTTCTATTATGGGATACTTACGATTACTTAGAGACTCTAAATATGAAAATAAAGAACAACACGATGAGTATATGAGGGTTGCTTTTGCAAAGTCAGAGCAGTTAAAGAATTTAATAGAAGATCTATTTGAGTATACGAAATTAACGAATGAACAAGTTATGTTGGAAAAACAAGAAGTATGTGTAAATGAGTTGCTTGATCAATTAATAGAAGAATTAGTACCGCAGGCAGAAGAACATGGACTTACGTTTGTTAAGAGATTTCCTGAGGAACGTGCATATGCGGCGATTGACTCGGAAAAGATGGTCCGTGTATTTGATAACTTATTAATGAATGCGATTAAGTATAGTAAAGATGATGGAGAGATAAAAGTTTCTCTTCAAAGGCAGCGCCGGGATATACAAATTGTTATCGCGAATCATAGTGAAGAGTTTACGAGAGAAGAGTTAGGGAACTTGTTTGAACGGTTTTATAAGAAAGATCAATCTAGAAGTAGAGTAACAGAAGGATCGGGGCTTGGGTTAGCTATTGCGAAAAGTATTGTTGAGTTGCAAGGTGGTAGTATTCGAGCTGAGTATGAGGGCGGAATTGTTCAGTTTATCGTTTCGTTACCAATTATAGAAAAATAATAAATGAGTAGAGTGTTGTATGATGAAAAGGCTTATTTTAAAAGAAATAAGTCTTCTTATTTTTTTTTTAGAAAAACATGTTGACGATTAGAGTATAGAGGTGTAATATTATACGAGTCGCTGATGACAACAACACAGAAAGCGACAAACGAAATAAAAAACTTAGTTGACATTACAAACTAGAAATGTTAACATAAGGAAGTCGCAAATGAGCGACCAAGTAGTTCTTTGAAAACTGAACGAAACAAACAACGTGAAACGTCAATTTTTATTTTAGATGCTAGACAAACTAACTTTATTGGAGAGTTTGATCCTGGCTCAGGATGAACGCTGGCGGCGTGCCTAATACATGCAAGTCGAGCGAATGGATTAAGAGCTTGCTCTTATGAAGTTAGCGGCGGACGGGTGAGTAACACGTGGGTAACCTGCCCATAAGACTGGGATAACTCCGGGAAACCGGGGCTAATACCGGATAATATTTTACGCTGCATGGTGCGAAATTGAAAGGCGGCTTCGGCTGTCACTTATGGATGGACCCGCGTCGCATTAGCTAGTTGGTGAGGTAACGGCTCACCAAGGCAACGATGCGTAGCCGACCTGAGAGGGTGATCGGCCACACTGGGACTGAGACACGGCCCAGACTCCTACGGGAGGCAGCAGTAGGGAATCTTCCGCAATGGACGAAAGTCTGACGGAGCAACGCCGCGTGAGTGATGAAGGCTTTCGGGTCGTAAAACTCTGTTGTTAG
The DNA window shown above is from Bacillus clarus and carries:
- a CDS encoding NCS2 family permease, whose amino-acid sequence is MKRYFQFDELGTNYKTEFIAGLTTFLSMAYVLFVNPATLSLGNIKGLPAGTGMDPGAVFVATALAAAIGSLIMGIFAKYPIALAPGMGINAFFAYTAVLTMGIPWQTAIAGTLMSGIIFIILTASGIREKIINAIPVELKFAVAAGIGLFIAFLGFQNAGIIVKNDAVLVGLGDLTKGTTLLAIFGVVITIIFMIKKINGAVFYGMILTAILGVATGLIDTPKAVVGAIPSLEPTFGVALTHFGDIFTVQMGIVIITFFFIDFFDTAGTLVAVANQAGLMKNNKLPRAGKALFADAIATVIGAILGTSTTTSYIESSAGVAAGGRSGFTAVVTAGFFLLALFFSPLLSVVTPAVTAPALIIVGILMVSSLGEIDWKKFEIAVPAFFTIISMPLTYSIATGIAIGFIFYPITMVVSGRRKEIHPIMYVMGVLFVLYFIYVRK
- a CDS encoding response regulator transcription factor, giving the protein MAEETILVVDDEKEIRDLIAIYLKNEGYKVLQAGDGEEGLRILEENEVHLVVLDIMMPKIDGIHMCMKVREAKEMPIIMLSAKTQDMDKILGLTTGADDYVTKPFNPLELIARIKSQLRRYMKMNGFTIQNEDELEIGDMKINVSTHKVLVGEEEVKLTPREFSILELLARNPGMVFSAEQIYEKVWNERSFQSDNTVMVHIRKIREKTEENPRKPRYIKTVWGVGYKIEKDI
- a CDS encoding sensor histidine kinase, giving the protein MKKIFKPFMYMYKKIRGVIERIVKSIRRSIRIQLITAFTACALLGLFVSTKIVAPIFEDANQTAEINYRDGMEQINRKAQSTAEMMVTENKLDALQNMIEAENQNLEQGHEAFKILITDENGKVLYKTKQAQEEQINLHNTIRNVTSFAINYSNNNDIERSRKEFIAFSPITIEGKNLYMFVSGIPQGEVVYYKVEGPFPFLIGILVFIFSFFYITKRKMKQIEAMAHGVKEIEKGNLAYRIEKKGEDEIAALTENINNMAEELMNNIEKERKLEKQKNELITNVSHDLRTPLTSIMGYLRLLRDSKYENKEQHDEYMRVAFAKSEQLKNLIEDLFEYTKLTNEQVMLEKQEVCVNELLDQLIEELVPQAEEHGLTFVKRFPEERAYAAIDSEKMVRVFDNLLMNAIKYSKDDGEIKVSLQRQRRDIQIVIANHSEEFTREELGNLFERFYKKDQSRSRVTEGSGLGLAIAKSIVELQGGSIRAEYEGGIVQFIVSLPIIEK